A genomic stretch from Pyxidicoccus trucidator includes:
- a CDS encoding AAA family ATPase, giving the protein MHYTKDIERLVTKEDKEEAKRAGGEHPSGYVPDDDLVNAVNVALVLQRPLLVTGDPGAGKTQLASSIAWQLHRQGVEGVTSFEVEKFETKSTSVSRDLFYSFDAIGRFHAAHIKGSRNNVDYIAYNALGRALLDACPVENVRSLLPPGHRYRGPRRSVVLIDEIDKAPLDFPNDLLNELDQMYFRIPELGGRTVGGRGKVEDTLRPIVVITSNSEKALPEPFLRRCIYYDIPFPSETRLLEILIARTPEEKLPGGALLQDALKFFRYLREKAQLQRRISTAELLQWLTFMRQMKAAPDRRLKESQPIAFQGLHALVKNSDDQPAVRSLLERFIEGKLKFD; this is encoded by the coding sequence ATGCACTACACGAAAGACATCGAACGCCTCGTGACGAAGGAGGACAAGGAGGAGGCGAAGCGCGCTGGTGGTGAACATCCATCAGGCTACGTGCCAGACGATGACCTGGTGAACGCTGTCAACGTGGCGCTCGTCCTGCAGCGCCCGCTGCTCGTCACGGGGGATCCCGGGGCGGGCAAGACGCAACTCGCATCCAGCATCGCCTGGCAACTGCACCGCCAAGGCGTAGAGGGGGTGACCTCCTTCGAGGTCGAGAAGTTCGAGACCAAGTCGACTTCGGTCTCACGCGACCTCTTCTACTCGTTTGACGCGATCGGTAGGTTCCACGCGGCGCACATCAAGGGGAGCAGGAACAACGTGGATTACATCGCGTACAACGCGCTCGGCCGCGCGCTGTTGGACGCCTGCCCCGTGGAGAACGTGAGGTCCCTCCTGCCCCCGGGTCACAGGTACCGGGGCCCGCGGCGAAGCGTGGTGTTGATCGACGAGATCGACAAGGCGCCGCTGGACTTCCCCAACGACCTTCTGAATGAGCTGGACCAGATGTACTTCCGTATCCCGGAACTCGGTGGCCGGACCGTCGGCGGGAGAGGGAAGGTAGAGGACACGCTGAGGCCCATCGTGGTCATCACCAGCAACTCGGAGAAGGCGCTGCCCGAGCCGTTCCTGCGCCGCTGCATCTACTACGACATTCCCTTCCCTTCAGAGACGCGGCTGCTGGAGATTCTCATCGCCCGTACGCCCGAGGAGAAGCTACCAGGCGGTGCGCTGCTCCAGGACGCCTTGAAGTTCTTCCGCTATTTGCGCGAGAAGGCCCAACTCCAGCGGCGCATCTCCACCGCGGAGTTGCTGCAGTGGCTCACCTTCATGCGGCAGATGAAGGCGGCGCCCGACCGCAGGCTCAAGGAGTCGCAGCCCATCGCGTTCCAGGGGCTGCATGCGCTCGTCAAGAACTCGGACGACCAGCCTGCGGTCAGGTCGCTCCTGGAGAGGTTCATCGAGGGCAAGCTCAAGTTCGACTGA
- a CDS encoding TIR domain-containing protein, protein MPAENMPHIFISYRHSDWEAARILADDLADLGFDVFLDSLRLEAGQVWPNELQDAVQTCRAMLVVVGKGWTNWRSIRRLKHEGDWVRREVHGALVRGPRDVLVIPVLVEPAKLPGAERLPEELRPLLRLQHEELTRKQKDGDVKRLAKRLHACLGTSATPQAEPIPEMLPYLCDRDVQEGALNDYLNAILRQERTPICVVHGHGDESHNDFLRRVKPAILENCLGATRSGLAEHKLVWPTPYTKLKDCAPLLRQRIKQHVLGSTASDEQLTQYLKSPGQPQVLVLEAADDDLPQGGRLFVENLASAWQDLFRLPSPDGKNAVIVPSHPFLLWVNLRHYAEESSLVPPGTSGRVMVGGAAVLPALAPIGRPDIDVWLDRPEVRPFVREKRLQLQELVKSSRYRLRDSRLRMSHFAHHVQELLGDRSSP, encoded by the coding sequence TTGCCGGCCGAGAACATGCCTCACATCTTCATCAGCTACCGGCATTCCGACTGGGAAGCAGCGCGAATACTGGCGGACGATCTGGCGGACCTCGGATTCGATGTGTTCCTGGACTCGCTTCGTCTGGAGGCTGGTCAGGTTTGGCCGAACGAGCTCCAGGACGCGGTCCAGACGTGCCGCGCCATGCTTGTGGTCGTCGGCAAGGGGTGGACGAACTGGAGGAGCATCCGGCGCTTGAAGCACGAGGGCGATTGGGTTCGAAGGGAGGTCCATGGGGCGCTCGTTCGCGGTCCCCGAGACGTTCTCGTCATCCCGGTTCTTGTCGAGCCGGCAAAGCTACCCGGAGCCGAGCGGCTGCCTGAGGAGCTTCGTCCGCTCCTCAGGCTCCAGCACGAGGAACTGACGCGCAAGCAGAAGGACGGGGACGTGAAACGGCTCGCGAAGCGGCTCCACGCATGCCTGGGTACCTCGGCCACCCCGCAGGCGGAGCCGATCCCAGAGATGCTTCCGTACCTGTGTGACCGCGACGTGCAGGAGGGGGCGCTCAACGATTACCTCAACGCCATCCTGCGGCAGGAGCGGACGCCGATCTGTGTCGTCCATGGTCACGGGGACGAGAGCCACAACGACTTCCTGCGCCGGGTGAAGCCCGCCATCCTCGAGAATTGCCTTGGCGCCACGAGGTCCGGTCTGGCCGAGCACAAGCTGGTGTGGCCAACGCCATACACCAAGCTGAAGGACTGCGCCCCGTTGCTCCGCCAGCGCATCAAGCAGCATGTCCTCGGTTCGACCGCGTCGGATGAGCAGCTCACCCAATACCTCAAATCCCCGGGACAACCGCAGGTCCTGGTGCTTGAGGCCGCGGATGATGACCTGCCGCAAGGCGGCCGCCTGTTCGTGGAGAACCTCGCCAGTGCGTGGCAGGACCTGTTTCGGCTTCCGAGTCCCGATGGAAAGAACGCGGTCATCGTTCCGAGCCATCCGTTCCTCCTTTGGGTGAACCTGCGCCACTACGCCGAGGAGAGTTCTCTGGTTCCCCCGGGCACATCGGGTCGGGTGATGGTGGGGGGAGCGGCCGTACTTCCAGCACTGGCCCCCATCGGAAGACCTGACATCGACGTCTGGCTCGACCGGCCGGAAGTGCGGCCCTTCGTCCGCGAGAAGCGGCTGCAGTTACAGGAGCTCGTGAAGAGCTCACGCTACCGCCTGCGAGACAGTAGGCTCCGGATGAGCCATTTCGCGCACCACGTACAGGAACTCCTCGGCGACCGCTCCTCGCCATGA